Genomic window (Syntrophobacterales bacterium):
CAGCGATGGCCGCGGCGATCCATCTGACCAGGTCGGACGAGTTTGCCGGCAAGACGATCGTGGTCATCATGCCGGATGCCGCGGAGCGGTACCTCTCCACGGTGCTTTTCGAGGGGATCTGAGCCGTATTCATTTCCAATTTCAGGGATGTACAAATGACTGAATCGAATTGCAATATACAAAAAAATTTCACCGAAGGCCTTTCATGAAAATCTGAAAGGCCTTCGGATCATCCTTGATCATACTTAATAATGTCGCTTTTCACGACATCATTATTCTAATGATAATCTATGGTTATTCCTTTTTTTGGCTGAACATCCGGTCGTAGTGCTTGCTCTTGAAGAAAGGGCACTTCCGGCAGTTTCCGAATTTCTGCGCAAAAGATCCCTGAACTTCTCCTCCACAAAGCGTACCGACGATGCGGGCGCAGTGTTTACCGTGGTCAGGATAGGCCAGGCAAATGCCCAGTTCATCTGCCTTAGCTCCGCCGACCTCACGGCCGCATTTCATGAACTCCCAGCAGTTCAGCCGCGGGCTCTCCTGAAGGCCCGCGGAAAAATACCGGTCGATGAGTTGATCCAATGCGTTTTCGAGCAGTTTATCCCCGGCTCCGTTTATTTCCTCGTAGAGCGAGCCGGCTATACCGGTAAAGGAGGCGATAAGTGCCGGATCGAAGTGACTTCCGCTGCCCTCTGCCAAGATCCGCATGGCTTCTGCCAACGAAAACGGCTCCTTGTAAGGCCGCCGGGAGGTCAGCGCGTCAAAGACATCGGCCAGGGCAAATATCCGGGCATTGATTGGAATGTCATGCCCCTTGAGACCGGCCTCGTAACCGCTGCCGTCGAATTTCTCGTGATGATACCGGACGACCTCCGCGGCATCCTTCAGCCAGCCGTAATGCCCAACGATGTCAACCCCGTGGTGCACATGGGTTTTCATGATGGCCGTCTCCTCCTCGGTGAGTTTCCCGGGCTTGAGGAGGATCCGGTCGCTGATCGCGATCTTTCCCACATCATGGAGGAATGAACCCTTGATGAGATCGGCGATATATTCCCTCTTGAGACCGGCAGCCTCAGCAAGGCGGACGGCATAGATTGTCACGCGGTAATTGTGGATGTTGGTTTCGCTGTCCCGCTTGGCAATCGCGCTGCCCAGGACCTTGAGCATTCCGATATTGGCGAGTGAGAGATCCCCGGTCAGTTTGATCAGTCCTCTGTTCAGAGACAGGACAATCGGATAAATCGCCAGCGCGGTGAAAAATATGATCGCCATAACCTGCAGAAGGGAGAGAATGAGACGGTTTTTTATCTCCGTCATCGTTCGGGGATTTGCCTTGTAAACTCCTTCAAAATAGCCTTCGAGCTCGTGGCCGGCTGTCTTCAGAGGTACATGGATCTTGACAAAAATCTGACCGCCGTTGCCGTAGAACTGCCGGAAATGAACGCGATCGATCGCGGCAATATCGGGCTGACGGCTATTGATTTTTTCTTTGATCAGCCGCGCGTCGGGATGGTTCGCCTCGGCGATCAGTTCCCCGTCATGGTTATAGAGTTTGACGGCGATGAAATGTCCGTCTTCGATGTGCTGCCGGGCTGCCTCCCTGAGCTGTTCAAGATGCTGGAGATCCGGATTTTTGAGAAAATTTTCATGGATCTTCTCGAAATCACGGGATTCTTCCAAGGCCAGTGCGACCACATAGGCGTCGATCTTCCTCGTCTCCATGAAGAACACGACCGCGCCGATCAGGACGGACAGAGCAATCCATGCCAGGAGCAGCCGGACGATCAATTTTTTACGGACATGATTCATTTCAGTTCTATACGGCCTCCCTAATCTGTCGACAACATCTTTCTGACTTTCCCCAATTTCACTTCCCTAACTCCGTCACTCTGAACATGCCTAATCACCCGAAGTCTGAGATTCCTTCGTAGCTCTGCCGCAGCTTCGTGGCGGCTTCACTCCTTTTATGCCATTCCTGCCGGTACTGCTTTTCGTGGCTCTATTTGAGGACCATTTAACAAACGACCCTGTTCCTGCCCGACTCCTTGGCCAGGTACAGGCGCTCATCGGCTTTCTTGAGAAGTGCCGTAAACTTTCTGATGCCGTCGTGCGGAAAAGAGGCGACGCCGAAGCTTGCAGTGACCTTTTTCCCCGGCTCCCCTGAAGGGAGAAGGACATCGGCGGTTTCGATCTGTTTCCTCATCTTCTCCGCAACCGCAAAGGCGGCGGCCTTATCGGCGCCGGGAAGGATTGCCAAAAACTCTTCGCCGCCATACCGGACAACGGTATCCGCGATTCGAACTCCCATCCTTAGATGGCCGGCGAATTCATTCAAAAGTTTATCTCCAGCCTGATGTCCGTAGGCATCATTGAACGATTTGAAATGATCGATATCGGCGAAGAGGATCGAAAATGGCGTCTCCTTGCGAATCAAGTCGCTCGCCTCGTTGGCGCCGATGTCGTCGAGATATCTCCTATTCTTCAATCCCGTCAGGCCGTCCGAGAAGGCATGGCGCTCCGTCGTCGTATATATCCTGAGCAGGACGCGCTGCGAGAAGGCAAACGCCACAACGGCCGCGAGTAAAATGATGATAAGTTGTCCGTAAAAGAGAAAGGTAACCCTTTGGTTCATCTCATGCGCACCCCTCCTCAACGATACCATACGCGCTTCATGGTAATTATGGATGACCGTCAGATAATTTCTGAAGATATCGTCAAAAAGGAGGCGGGCCTTTTCCAGATGTGCGGAAGTCCCCTTATCCGTGCCGGAAAAGACGGCGTCGGTCTCTGCCGCAAAGGCATGAAACACCGAACGTAAATCATCCGCCGGCCGCCCAGTTGCTTCCTCGATTTGGTGCTGGTGTCCACTTGACACGGCGGATTCGATCAACGCATCGATCGTATTACGGCCGCTCTCTCGTATGGTCACGTACTCATTATATGTTTTTTCGTCTTTGCGTACAGGATAGTGCGAGGCAAGATACAGCATCATATGCGTTGCCGAATGAAAATATTCGGCTCTGTGAACAATCTCCAGCGTATCGACAGCGGAAAAGACCGAACCATGCATTGCGGTTATGGTGTCCCGGTAGACGACCTGCGAAACGATGAAGGCGCCCGCGATGACCGCGAGAAGGAGCCCGAGCTTGAACCTGAAAGAATTCATAATGATTTACCATTCACCGCCCTGCCATC
Coding sequences:
- a CDS encoding HD domain-containing protein, translated to MNHVRKKLIVRLLLAWIALSVLIGAVVFFMETRKIDAYVVALALEESRDFEKIHENFLKNPDLQHLEQLREAARQHIEDGHFIAVKLYNHDGELIAEANHPDARLIKEKINSRQPDIAAIDRVHFRQFYGNGGQIFVKIHVPLKTAGHELEGYFEGVYKANPRTMTEIKNRLILSLLQVMAIIFFTALAIYPIVLSLNRGLIKLTGDLSLANIGMLKVLGSAIAKRDSETNIHNYRVTIYAVRLAEAAGLKREYIADLIKGSFLHDVGKIAISDRILLKPGKLTEEETAIMKTHVHHGVDIVGHYGWLKDAAEVVRYHHEKFDGSGYEAGLKGHDIPINARIFALADVFDALTSRRPYKEPFSLAEAMRILAEGSGSHFDPALIASFTGIAGSLYEEINGAGDKLLENALDQLIDRYFSAGLQESPRLNCWEFMKCGREVGGAKADELGICLAYPDHGKHCARIVGTLCGGEVQGSFAQKFGNCRKCPFFKSKHYDRMFSQKKE
- a CDS encoding GGDEF domain-containing protein, which gives rise to MNSFRFKLGLLLAVIAGAFIVSQVVYRDTITAMHGSVFSAVDTLEIVHRAEYFHSATHMMLYLASHYPVRKDEKTYNEYVTIRESGRNTIDALIESAVSSGHQHQIEEATGRPADDLRSVFHAFAAETDAVFSGTDKGTSAHLEKARLLFDDIFRNYLTVIHNYHEARMVSLRRGAHEMNQRVTFLFYGQLIIILLAAVVAFAFSQRVLLRIYTTTERHAFSDGLTGLKNRRYLDDIGANEASDLIRKETPFSILFADIDHFKSFNDAYGHQAGDKLLNEFAGHLRMGVRIADTVVRYGGEEFLAILPGADKAAAFAVAEKMRKQIETADVLLPSGEPGKKVTASFGVASFPHDGIRKFTALLKKADERLYLAKESGRNRVVC